The Polypterus senegalus isolate Bchr_013 chromosome 1, ASM1683550v1, whole genome shotgun sequence genomic sequence cactggacggcacttcatcctacaagaaGATAATGAGCCAAATATACTGCTGAGGCAAAACGGgagtttttaaagttaaaaaatggaaaacagtttGAATGGCGAAGCCAGTCACCtcatttaaatccaattgagcaggccttccatatgctgaagagaaaacctaaggAGAAaagcccccgaaacaagcaggagctgaagatggctgcatgagaggcttggcagagcagcaccagagaagaccctcagcacctgttgatgtctatgaatcgcagacttcaagcagtcattgcatggcagggatatgcgacaaagaactaaatatgacaacTGCTTTAATAGACCCGCCATTttgtgtctcaaacattatgaggccctgaaatggggggaccttGTAGAGAAATTGTTGTCATTTCTATatgctgtgaccaaaatgtatggaAATGAAAGTcggcaatgtgcactttaatgtCTGAgtggtttgatttgtaattttaaactgtggagcagagggggaaatcaaggaaaaaagtgtctttgtcccaaacattatggcgggcactgtgtgtgtatactgtacatgttccaTTATTATTCTGTAATGTGTAATCCTGAGCGTGTCGAGAGCAATGACATGTCAGACAGGTCAGGAAATAACACTCACAAGTGCAGGAATCAAAAATAAAGCAACCACAATGATACACATCAGTTTACTATAAGGACCCTCTCACCATCCTCTTGTTTAGtaaatgttgtcattttttttatagataCATACATAATAATTTATTGGGCTGAGAGTTATTACATGTCTGAAAATgctgtattaaattaaaaaaatagaaactgtGCATCCATGTGAGGAAACGCTTCAGGGTGACAGACAAATGCTTGAAATCGTGCATCCATGTGAAGCGAGGAGAGATGGAAAACAGACGACGAATGCCCCATCGCGTATGGCGTCACCTCCTTCTACAGCGATCTGCATATCTTGAAGCAAATGTTCCTCGTTCTCATTTCCATGACCTACCTGTTCCTCTTTAATCATTTTAATCTGAACAGTaaattccaacaggtggcgccaCCGCCACTGCTCAGACCATCCGGTAAGGCATTTTCATGGAACCAATGAAGGAACAAGCATGAGCAAGATGTTAGAAAAAGTCAGGCTGACACCATCCAGCCTCCACCCCAACTGTCATCCTATTGTCATTTTCTGTAAAGTGCAGGTGTGGTGTGCATATGGCGGCTCCCTTCACTGGTACGGTTTTCTTTGGAACTTCTTCACAACTTCTTGATTGACATAGACACAATTATTCTCTGGCAGGTATTTTTCATAAATCGGTTCTTCTTGCTTCGCTACTCTGGGTGTCGAGCCATTGGCAGGATTCACTGCACGGTGGCCCACTGCTCCATGACTCCCACCCGCTTGTCTCCTTTGGCCCATATTCTTCTTGATGCTGTCCGAGTTCTCATAAAGGTCATCAGAGTGTGTCTGGAAATCCTGGTAATACTAAAGAAAAACAGACAGATATATTTATAAACTTTTTGCTTCTTGATGTTATAAATCATTTTTGATGAGCTGGATGTAAAGGGTGGGTGGGCCGACTCCGGCACGGTGGGGTTATTGTGAGCAGCCTGTTTATCTCCTTTTTAGGACCTGAGAGTGACAGTCtgcatttttaatgaaatgttgGCCCCAGTTGGTGTTGATTTCCAGCTCCCCTTGATTACGAATGATTATCTGCATTCAGCACCTACACTTTGAAGTTGATTACTTGTTTGAATCTTTTTTTGAATGCGTTGGGCACGGCAGCCATGTTTATGCAGTTTCAGTTATTAGCAACACCATCTATTAGGCATAAATCAGCAATCAGCCAAAAGTTGAAGAGGCTAATTACAGACCTGTGACACGAAAATTGGAAAAACAATGCGTACGACGCAGAATAAAACTGTCGAGAGACAGAAAGGCAAATTCCTCCTGCCAGTTATCCCAGCGGAAATAAAGAATGGAATTAAGCCTGGCATGAAGGAGCCTCTGATTAAAAGTCAGACGCTAATCACAGCCCACACGATtgaaaagtttacaaaaaatgaacagaGAGGACAACACGCATGGAGTCTGAGGTAACTTGTGACACCAGGAACACCCCTGCCACACAGCCGTTCGTCATCCCATTTTATCACCGCACACCTCATTCACCCATACAGTGATTGCCTGAATTCAAAACCGGCCAACTCATGCGACCCTGCATCTCAAAGCTCATCAGCTCTTCTGAGGACACACGATAAAGTCATTGGAGGAGTTTATCAAATTGGTTCATCCCGTCAGGAAATGCCCCATTTGTTTGCAGTTTACTATAAACCTTCATCCTCCGGGTCACGCTGCTTTTCTGCACTAGCCAGCTGACTTCTACAGTCCTCCTCTGCGTCTCCCTGTAGTCATTCTGACCGTCTCCTTTTGGCTGGAGTCCTGGGGTCACATTTATAAAAATTGCGTCCACACAAAAAGAGACACGAAATGTGCGTGTTCAACTTTCTACACAAAAGTCGGCATTCATAAAAGAAAACTTAACAGGAGAACGTATGTGCATAGTTTGCATATTCTcgccgtgtttgtgtgggtttcctcccacagtccaaagacatgcaggtcataaattgtccctagtgtgtgcttggtgtgtgtatgtgtgtgtgtgcgtgcgtgcgcgtcctgcggtgggctggcgccctgcctggggtttgtttcctgccttgtgccctgtgttggctgggattggctccagcagacccccgtgaccctgtaattaggatatagctggttgggtAATGAATGGGTGGGTGGACGTGCGTGCATGCATGCCAATTCAGAACACTTCAGAGAaaatgggaaatgatgacacccttgatgaAGTGGGGAACAGTGTTGGGGAAACgatacttttaaaagttaatattagaacattagaacaaaggagacgagaacaggccattcaacccagcCAGActcaccagttctatccacttaattcttctaaaataaaatcaagtttagttttcaaagtccttaaagtcctcctgtctaccacactacttggtcacttattccatgtgattctctgtgtaaagtaaagttcctaatgtttgtgtgaaattcacccttaacaagtttccaactgtgtccccgtgttcttggtcaactcattttaaaatacaagtctcgatccactggactaattcccttcatgattttaaacccttcagtcaggtctcctcttaatctgtttttgcttaaactctaaaggctcagctctttaaatctttcctcataactcatcccctgtagccctggactcagcctagttgctcttctctcgaccttttcttgtgctgctgtgtcctttttgtagcttggagactaaaactgcatcCAGTACTCctgatgaagcctcaccagtgtgttataaagctgcagcagaacctcctgtgacttgtactccatacatcaaggcgctatataacctgacattctgttagccttcttaatgtctggcagttgatagtgttgagtctactatgactcctgGGCTTTATTATAAAGGGGTCAGATAGAAgcctctccttagtaaaagacataTGGTAGCCAACTTGGACTTTGCAAAAAtccacctaaaggactctcagactatgagaaacaggattctctggtgtgatgacaccaagattgaactttttggcttTGGTTCTATGTGTCACatctggagaaaaccaggcaccactgATCACCTGTGCTATTCTGCTCtgtgaggcatggtggtggcaacatcagggACTGGGATTCTAGTGACGGTCAAGAGAAAGCTGaacggagcaaagtacagagctatcctcaatgaaaacctgcttcagagcactctgggctgaaggttcacattccaacaggacaaagcaaagaTGACACAGGAGGTCCTTAGGAATAACTCTGTGAATATACTTGGGTggaccagccagagcccagacttgaacacaATTGAACATCTCTCGGGAGACCTGAagatagctgtccactgatggtcttcATTCAACCTGAccgagcttgagaggatctgaagAGAGGATTGGCAGAACATCTCCAAATTCATCTGTGTGAAACTTGATGTGTCAGGCTCAAGAAGACCCCAGGCTGAAATTGctaaaggggcttcaactaagctATGAGTATAGGGTCTAAATGCTTTCATTGATgtaatatttcagtgttttatttttaattaagttgTAAAAGTTACTAAAATCCTGCTATAGTTTTGTTATTGAGATTTTGTTTAAtggtgaaaaatgaatttaaaagattttaatacAATGCTGTAGCgtagcaaaatatgaaaaagtgaatgggtctgaatactttctgtatatTAGTCTACATATTGTCATGGACGGCCGGGGTTCTTGCCCTGCTGGGATGCCTCTTCtctgggaggaccaggggagcaggCCTGATCAGGGCAATACCCCCCTGGAGCATTAGATGGTagtcccctgggttgcagtggtaccTTGGAGTCCCTCAGGGAtttatgggagttggagtttggtgctgcCCTGTTAGGATCCacgggcaccaccagggggtgctgcagctggtgcTGAGGCCTGGAaagcagctcttccgccacacccagaggtgcttctggaaacaggtcatcaaacacctggagcacttccgggtgggctataaaaagaacCATCggccaccactccgggagccagaatcggaaggagggagacaaagcttgccaaggaggagtggaggagaaagaaaagagagagtagAGAAGGACTGAGTATTGTGTTAGGTGTATTGGGCTTGTGCTTAAGACTGTGTTGTACTTGTGGGCTGGCTGTTTCAGTTTGAGTGGCTGCTACGCCTCTAGACTGgtcacaatatattatatataccacCAATAAGTCACACCACTGGCATGttaagtgaataacattgattatctcattacaatggcacctgctGTGGGGTGGGATGCATTAGGCTGCAAGTGAACcatcagttcttgaaggtgatgtgtttgaAACAGGACAAAATGGGTGAGCGTAAGGATCTAAGTAGCTTTGACAAGAGCCAGTTTGTGACACCTAGATGGCTAGGTAAGagcatctgcaaaatggcaggtcttgtggagtGTTCTTgatatgcagtggttagcacctaccaaaagtggttcaAAGAAGGTCCACCAAGGAACCGGTAACAGGGTCATGTGTGCCCAAGTCTCACTGATGTGCGTGGGAAGTGAATGTTAGCCCATCTCTGGAgtacaaaatgctgaaaaacgTAATGCTGGACATGAGAGAACGATGTCAGAAGACAcggtgcatcacagcttgcttcAGAGTGCCCCTTGTTGACCCTTGTCCACCTCTAAAAGTGTCCATAATAAACAggtgagtgtcagaactggaccatggagcaatcgAAGAAGTATCACGCTTTCTTTTACATTATGTGTTGAGTGCGTGGGCAGCAGTATGTGAAGATGACAAGCTGGCAGGGGCAATGTAATGTCTAGGCAATGTTGAggtgggaaaccttgggtcctggcattcatgtgaatATCACTGTGATACGTACCACTTGCCTAAAGATACCTTCTTGGTAATGGAATTCCCTCAAGGCAGTGgcttctttcagcaggataatgtgtcCAGCTACACTACTAAAATTATTGAGGAATGGTTTgatgaacatgacaaagagttcaaggtgccgacatggcctccaaattccccacatctcaatctgattgagcatctctgggatgcactggaaaaacaagtccaaccCATGGAGGTCCCACctcgcaacttacaggacttaaagaatCTGCTGCTAACCTCTTGGTTGTGGGtgccacaggacaccttcagaggtcttgtggagtccatgcctcgacGGGTCAGAGCCATTTGGGCAGCACAaagggggacctacacaatattagacaGGTGGGTTTACAGGTGGATACCTGTATACCTAGTAACAGGTAGCAAGATTAGCCCCTTCTGAAAGCAGGCCTATAAAATACAGTAAGCTgcactttaaaagatccatccattatccaacccgaaatatcctaactacagggtcacgggggtctgctggagccaatcccagccaacaaagggtgcatggcaggaaacaaaccccgggcaggacgccagcccaccgcagactttaAAAGATGTCACAtaaaatacaaatcaatataCTCTTAAGGGAACTGCTTATATAATGTAATGTTTACTCTGTGAGGCTCTCATGGAGACTTTACACTTTTTTCTAAAATCTGGCTGTCATCCaatgaaatcaaaaacaaaagacaaaaaggatAAAAGCAAGGTGGCATCTCTCACCATGTTCTGTGTGATCCTCGTGCCCATTATTTCGTATTCATTGCAGGGCTTCTGCTTCTCCTGCAGTAAACAGAAGTAACAAGAAAGGCTCAGGTTATTTATTCACTTCTCGTTatctgcagtttgtttttttagtaACACTTTACACAGATAACTGAGATGTTGGATCTACTTGACAGTGACCTTggtatgattgttggtgccatcTGCCTACCTGGGGTTTCAATACACTTTAGTCTCATTAACTGAggagacaaacaaaaaaatatccagCAAGGGCAGCTCTGCTAATGACAGAAGTCAGAGGACAGTGACCAGACTTGAGGAAGTTCATAGAAAAGCTACACATCCTCAAATAACAGATCTTGTGGTTTGCAGAGGGGCGTCTTTGAACATACAGTCTTGAAGAGGACGGGTTACAGCACTAGAAGATCACGGCAGGTTAAACTCCAGGAAGATTGCAAGAGCCTCACCTGGTCTGACAAACCTCAGTTAGTTTTTGCTGCTATCTGCAGATGGTGGGCtgagaatttggtgtaaacagcaTGAATctatggatccatcctgccttataGGAACCTTCAGATTGCGACTTTACAGTATGTTACTTTCGTCAATCTGAGTGAatagggctgaatggcctgttctcgtcactaATGTTCTAACTCCAGCTGGGTGAAGGCGGTAAGAAGCATAAATGTCCCTCAGTAGGTGCAGTAGCTGGTGAGAGATGGAGCTCTGACCCTTCTTTCACATCTCATTAAAAGAGGCCTTGAGGTCAGCAACTTAAGGCTCATTCAAGCATACTTGAAAATAAGTTGAAGGGTAGAGAATGAACGTTGGTTTTCAAGGGGAAAAATATTCAGAAGGATCATCATACTGACTGCATAGGAATGTAGCAGTTTAAAGATGGATTCCAATATTATGAGGGTTAGTCGATAATCACACAAACTTTCATTTGGGTTGACTGTATAGTTTCCACCAGACACATGTGGAAGTGTGGTGTGTCTTGTAATAAAGTTCCAATCTTGATCGGTCAGaagctctttttattttctagaaGTAACCATGGTTCAGCTTATGAAGTTGGGAAAAGTGAGCACAGATGGTGTTCCACTTCACCCCAAATGAACAGTGTGAAGTGGAAGAGCACATGAAGCCTCATAGAAGGAGCAATGGAAGGTCAGGTGGCAGTTGCAGGAGTGCCCTTCGAAGGTGGCCGAGGAAGGAGACAACAGTTTCAGTCACGGGGTAACCCTCAGGCAGCgatattccttgttttctatccaaaacatcagcaaaaaaagtaattttagtcAGTGTCGCATTTCACAATTGCCAATTTACACACAAAATGAATTTTTGGGGCAATTTAATAAAAgcgcatacaaaacaaaataccatTATCACTATTCTGAGATCACTGATTTGTAAACACTCCGGTTTTGGCTTTGGTGTGGAATTGTGGATGGGTGATGCTTCTTTTGTTGGTTATTTCTGAATTATGGACACTGGCTACTGGGTTGGGTTTTGAAttgggttttgttttctttggtttacCTTTTTAGGCATCACCCTTTTTGATTCTTCTTGACATtacttattgtttcttttttgttaaataaattctatgagaagtcaagcaagatgacaccttCTTTTGGTTAACTGaaccgattacaatatgcaagctttggaggcaacAGAGGGTCCTTCTTCAGGTAGGTTGCAATCCAACCAAGTAGTGATGTCACCATAAACCTGCCCTCTGATGACATCAATTCCGGCCTGTCCTGATGACGACTTCTTCCACCATATACAAGCCTCTGTCCACCTGCTGTATTTAGTTCTGTTTTAAGCGCATTTGCTACatttcagtatacggggtggaCACCTCTCCCCTCCCCACCCAAACCTTTTGGAATCTCCTGCTCCGTTTATTTACAACCCGTTAACATgttttcagtaaatatatttccaatGAGACTATTCATATGAAATTCTCACCAGTCATTGGTATTCACTCAAGAAAtccataaatataaagaattcacaaCATTGAAGGCTATAAATAAATCTAATGTTTTTTGGCCTTCCTATTTAGAGTCAATCATATTAACATCAGGCCTTTGCAAAGAGGAAGCCAGGCTTTTCCTGGTCCACTTCTGAGACCCCGATTCCCATTGCACTGCTTTCGGACCGGCCTTTACATCAGCAGACAACATTCAAGCCAAAAAAATCAGCAACATTTTAACCTGCAAGCGTCCTGCTCTTCCTCTCATTGCAGAGCAGACCAGTTTATTGCCAGAGATGCACAGTAGATAATCCACATCAGGCTCACTGCTTTGTACTTCATTCACCTCATTCCTTATCTCTTTCTAGTCATATAAGGACGCTTCCTGGCAGTGACTCAGCCGCATGTCATTTACTGGGTTCAGGTCGACGAGCAAAGTTATAAACATAAAGTGAACAAGCATGTCGGCATCTGGTTGGTGGACACTTGGATACACCCAGGAATGTTGAGAATTCTCTGCTCCCTGCCTTGGTCCTTGTCCTGTTATGAAGGATTCCCTACATTTTAGTTATGATTAAGAGATTGCTCTTCAATAGATCCAAGCTTGGTTTGTTTGAAGTAAATCCTAAAAAGAAACGAGGCTGTCTGCAGCAGCCATATCACAAATCacaaggaaaatgaaacaaaccGCACTCTGTTAGAAAAGGCTGCTGGATCAAAGCATGTGTGAATGGCTTAATGATGGGGGCACAGCCAGCCCTCAAGCAGAGCAGCATGAAGTTGGCCCATGCCCACCCTGgttacatccacactactatagtattatataaaaattgtgttttataaaatgaaaatgtatctcCGTTCACACTAGCGTTTTCACATCGTTTACGGAcgtatctctgtccacactaaaatgGCTGAAAATGCATATTGATACTTCTGGTGTTGCCATGAGCAGCCGCTTTCAACAGCAGTTTCCATGTttgttgtcattgttttttttttagtttttttctactTATTTTTTATAACATGGATAACTGAAAATACGAGGAAGGACTCACACTATCTggactttgtgtctctgcttatGAAGTGAGTAGAGAGTTGGGAAAACTCTTCAAAAACAAGGCTTTAAGTGCCGGATGGAATCATTCCCAGGGTGCTGAAAACACATGCCcaccagctctgtagggtccttCAGTGCCTGGTCTCACTTTCCTTGAATTTGCAGAAGCTTCCCCAgctatggaaaacatcttgtgtggtcccagtgccaaagaaagggcTTTCCAGTGGGTATTTCCAATGACCTCAGACCAGTTGCTCTAATTTCATACATCATGGagaactttgagaggctggtcctaaaacagctacaACCCCTGGTTTCATAACAtctggaccctctgcagtttgcctatcaggcacATATAGGTGTGGAGGATGCTATGATCTACACCACAGGATCTACTcacacttggacaaagctggcaccacagtcagggtcaggttctttgatttttccagtgacTTCAACACCATCCTGCCTCATTGACTGGAGAATTAGCTCAAGGCTTTGAATTTTGATGTACTCACAAtctcctggatgatggactacctgaccaacaaacagcagtttgtgaggctaaGGGGCTTTGTGTCAGAAATGGCGGTGTGTAATGCTGGAGCACCTCATGGAATTGCCCTGTCTCCCTTTCTGTTCACCATCTACACAACAGACCCAGTACAATACCAGTGCTTGGCATCTGCAGAAATGTCTTGTCCATCATAGGCtgtattaataatggagatgggTCAGAGTACAAGAAAGTCATGGatgactttgtcttgtggtgcaaggacaacaacctgcaactcaatatTAGCAAGCCAAAAGAATTGGTGGTGGACTTTGGgtgtgccaaggagcctctgagaccaggaA encodes the following:
- the LOC120515916 gene encoding uncharacterized protein LOC120515916; protein product: MVSTLPTTWGTHDSQFTSASTENTSFTWTTDQSSTTATKDTLLVIGLAVGIPISVVIIAAVVTAVIIITKRRQKNLPQAPKQSKDPESQAKDPARQEKQKPCNEYEIMGTRITQNMYYQDFQTHSDDLYENSDSIKKNMGQRRQAGGSHGAVGHRAVNPANGSTPRVAKQEEPIYEKYLPENNCVYVNQEVVKKFQRKPYQ